The genomic DNA AACGTTCACCGCGGCTCGTTTGTTCAATAACTACTGGAATCATGATTTTCTCCTTAAATTCAAACTTCCCTCTCATTATACTGAAAAGGTCAAACATGGTCAAATATTTAACATGGAAACACTTATTTTGTTTCTATTATCAATTTTTGGTTCTTAATTCGGTAAATTTGATCGGCTATGCTTTGAAGGCGACTGTCATGACTGGCAATAATCACAATCTTTCCCTTCTCTTTTTGCTCGAGGAGTAACTCTTGCACAAGCTGGATATTGTCTTCATCGAGATTAGCTGTCGGCTCATCCGCTAGAAGAATCGGGCTATTGACCACCAAACCTCGAATAATCGCCGCTCGCTGCTTCTGTCCGCCGGATATTTTCCTGACCTTGCTATCTCCCACTTCTTCAAGGTCGAACGTGCGCAACAGGCGGTCAATCTCTGCTTCTGCTTGGTAAGGTTTAGACGAGTATAAAAAGGGAAGAACAATGTTTTCTCTGACGGTATAGTCTGCGATTAAGGCAAAGTCTTGCGGAATATAGGCAATCGATTGACTCCGAAAGGCACTCATTGCTTCATCGTCTTCCAGTAGGTAGGTTTGCCCTTTGTAGAAATAATCGCCCTTTTCCCAAGTTTTCAGGCCAGCTATTATATCCAGTAAGGTCGTTTTCCCCTTGCCAGACTTGCTGGTGAGTAGGACAATTTCTCCTGATTGTGCTTGAAAATCTGCTTCTTGAAAAATCAGTTTGTCTTTGTATTTTTTGGTGAACTGGCGTAACTCAAGCATCCAAAACTCCTTTCGTATAGGTCTGACACCATTTGTACACAATGGCAGCCAAACCACTATTCAACAAGCAGAGATAGAGGTAGTCCTGCCAGATGGCGCCGAATGGCAACAGGTGGATAAAAATCAAGAACAACAGCAAACCGATGACGATGGGAGCTGCCAACAACCGAAAAAGAGAAATAGATAATTTCTTTTTTCCCCACCCCAGAATCCGCAAGGTTCGCAGTTCTTCCTGACATATTTTCAGGCTGGCGCGCAACAAGATAAGGATAAAAAGAAAGGAAATCCCCAAAAATACGAAGCAAGCAACCAGACCGAACCAGAAATTGGACAGATAGTAAGAGATGTAGGCTTGATAGATGTCCTTGTAGCTTATGATTTTAAAGGCAAAGCCTGCTTGATGAGCTGCTGAGAGGAACTCTTGTTGGCTCTGACTATCCATATCTCGTACTAAAAATTCTTCAAAGGCATAAGATAGGTGATCTTCTGATAGGAAGAGGCTGTATAAAACACGCTCTGTAACCAATTGCAGTTGACCTCCGTTTTCGTACTCAAGAACATTGAGATATATTTTTGCTCCGTTCTCTTTTTGGGTAAAGGTTGTAGACAGCAGTTGGTAGAGCTCCTTCTTTTCCTGATCTGTAAATTCTTCCAGAACGGCTCCATCTGCTGCAAGTTCTACATCATAGACCAAGGACAAGCTTCCTTTCTCCACTTCTTTTCTGATAATATCCTGTCTTGACCAGGACCGAATCAGCTGACTGGTTTCATTCCATAAAAAGAGGTTCATTAAAAAGGTAACTAGGACTAAGCCCAGAAAGAGAAACCATCTTTTTTTAAGTACAAGTCTATAAATACTTCTCATAAACGGTACCTCAGAACAAGAGATAGGAACAAGATGTTGCCCAAAAACAAAAGCAAGATCACCAGCAGAAACCAAAGGAACTGGGATGAAGGAACTGCCAAAAAAAGAAAAGCTCCGCCAGAAACAAGTGCAAGAGGCAAAAACAAGCCGAGGGCATGGGAGCAAAGATAAGCGTAGAGATAGTCCGACCTCGCCAGCCCTAAAAGGCGATGGGTTCGCAACTCTTTTATCATGGCTAGAAAACTGATCATAGTTAGAAGGAGATTGGTGGCTGCTACTAGAAGAAGAGGCACCAGAGGTAATTGGCGTAAAAAGAATAAAAAAGAAAGTAAAGAAACTGTAAAGACATCTAAAAGAAGGAATTGATTTAACTGCTTTTTGATTTCCCTAGCCATCTCTTCTCCCTTCTGCTTCTCTTGGTTCAAAACAGAGCTGATTTACACAATTTTATTTATTTTTTCTTTATAGTATACTTTATTTTTTCTGTCTTGTCAGCTTTTTATGGCAATTCTGTCAAAAAAAGAGGGAGTACAAAATCTCCCCCTTCTGGATCTTTATTTGGTACCGAATAGGCGGTCGCCTGCGTCACCAAGACCAGGTACGATGTAGCCTTTTTCATCCAAGCGCTCATCGAGAGCTGCTGTGTAGATGTCAATGTCTGGATGAGCTTCCTGAAGCACTTTTACCCCTTCTGGAGCTG from Streptococcus oriscaviae includes the following:
- a CDS encoding ABC transporter ATP-binding protein, which translates into the protein MLELRQFTKKYKDKLIFQEADFQAQSGEIVLLTSKSGKGKTTLLDIIAGLKTWEKGDYFYKGQTYLLEDDEAMSAFRSQSIAYIPQDFALIADYTVRENIVLPFLYSSKPYQAEAEIDRLLRTFDLEEVGDSKVRKISGGQKQRAAIIRGLVVNSPILLADEPTANLDEDNIQLVQELLLEQKEKGKIVIIASHDSRLQSIADQIYRIKNQKLIIETK